The following are encoded in a window of Brevibacillus ruminantium genomic DNA:
- a CDS encoding transposase, whose product MDDFEEQYATVMRWSKPIHHVAGILNPSIDKRSETVRFHMQHLLDWVEQTYTSKDDLPMVANLKSYSRGFWKGLFTCYDHPHVPRTNNDHERFFRQTKTRHRRMTGLRSWNEYILRSGEMVVFVDDALHQSNVLSRLQSVNYLDFKNERLRWSARLSEATKRRRFRTNPSVYLEQAENAYCMLIGQS is encoded by the coding sequence TTGGATGATTTTGAAGAGCAATATGCTACCGTGATGCGCTGGTCCAAACCGATTCACCACGTTGCCGGGATCTTGAATCCAAGCATAGATAAACGAAGTGAAACGGTTCGATTTCATATGCAGCATCTGTTAGATTGGGTTGAACAGACGTACACCAGCAAAGACGACTTGCCAATGGTTGCAAATCTGAAAAGCTACTCCCGAGGGTTTTGGAAAGGCCTGTTTACGTGTTACGACCATCCGCATGTCCCACGAACGAACAACGACCATGAGCGTTTCTTCCGCCAGACGAAGACCCGGCATCGACGGATGACGGGTCTGAGAAGTTGGAACGAATATATCCTCCGAAGTGGTGAAATGGTCGTATTTGTCGATGACGCACTTCACCAGAGTAATGTGTTAAGTAGACTTCAGTCTGTAAACTACCTTGATTTTAAAAATGAACGCCTGCGTTGGTCTGCTCGTTTGAGTGAAGCTACCAAACGCAGACGATTCCGAACGAATCCAAGTGTGTACCTGGAACAGGCCGAAAATGCTTACTGTATGTTAATTGGTCAGTCGTAG